The window TGCCGAAATAATTCGGCAAAAAGAGTGGAGTCATCGCCTCAAACAGATAGCAGTCTGCCGCGCGCGCACGCGCAATCAGCTCCTCTGTCTCCGCAAGCGTTGAAGCAAACGGCTTCTCCACAATGACATGCCAACCCGCCGCAATTGCCTGCCGTGCATAGTCGAAATGTACGCTGTTGACAATGCCGAGATAGACAAAGTCCGCCTCGTGCGCCGCGAGCATCGCACCGTAGTCCGTCGCCACCTGCGGTACATCGAACTCCCGCGCCAGTTCCTGCGCCTTTGCACGGCTCTGCGGGCGCGCACAGATGGCGACGACCTCAACATCCTCTACCTGACGCAGGGCAGTAAGAGCTTCCCGCGCAATCATTCCCGTACCGACAACCGCTATCTTCATCTCTCTGTTCTCCTTGTCATGCGGGACTTCCGTACCCCACACTATAAACACTGCTCCCTATTATAGCAGGGTATGCGTACAAAGAAAAGGGTCTGCCGCAGAAGTGAAACACTTCCGCAGCAAACCCTTCACCGCACAAAGTACGGATACGAACCGCTCTTACTTCATCATCTTGATATGATCTGCGTCCGCACCCTTATTTCCCTGCAGCGCATCCCATGCGTCGTCGGCACGCTCCACATACATATCGCGGATCATCTTGTTCTCACCAATCCCGTGGAGATAGGCATCCACCTTGTAGCCCTCGCTCTCGAGAACACTCTTGTGCGAGTCCGCATCTTTTCCTGCCATGTCGTTGTGCGCATGATCGCCCGCAACCATCATGATCGGCATGAGCGTCACATTCTTAACCTTATTCGCCTTGAGCTTCGGAATGACATCCTCGAGGCTCGGCCACCCCTCGACCGTATAGACATAGACGTTCTTATACCCAAGTGCGTCCAGCTTCGCCTGAATGACGGCATAGTATGCGTTGGAGACGTGCGGCGTGCCGTGCGCCATCAGGAGCAGCGCCTCATCCTTCCCCATCTTCGGGAACTGGCTGGAGACCGCCTGGAGGAATTCGATCACATCATCCGGCTGCTCCTCCTGCCCCTGCCAGTACATGAGCGACGTGCCACAGGTCATCGTCTTGAACTGCTCCTTGTACTCATGGAACACGGCCTTGACGTAGGAGTACTCCATGCCCGGGATGACATCGAGAGAGACGAGCGCCACACGCGAGTAGCCGTCCGCCTTGAGCTGTGTGAGCGCCTCCTCGGGCGTTGGGTACTTCTTGCCCTCGTTCTTTGCAATGCGGTCAATAATGATGTGAGATGTAAACGCCGTCACAACCTTCACGCCCGGATGCGCCGCCTTGATTGCATCCACCGTTGCCTCGATCGTCTTCTCACGCGTCTCCTTGAACGTCGTGCCAAAGCTCGTCACAACGATGGCATCCTTATTCGTGTAGTTCGCCATCTGCGGGTTCTCATACTTCAGAACACCGATTTCCGATGCCTCCATGAGTGCGGGTGTCACCGTCTTGACCTCGGGATTGAGCTCATACGACGCCTCCGCCGGGCTGTAGGAAAAGCCAAGGACCGCCGAGCAGGCAAGCGACGCAACCAGCATTTTCTTCCAATTCTTCATCCGAATTCCTCCCAAAAAATATAAAGAAAGGCTTTCCTGCAGGAGCAAGAAAGCCTCGTGAATCATCTTCACGAATCCCCTTCCTGTCGCTCGCAGGTCTGTGCCTTCGGCACACGGTGGATTGTCAGACAGGCAGTTCTCCTGGCTCGGTTCATCGCTCCCCTGCGCCTTCCCAAGAGGACATCCTCCCAGTGGCATCCTTGCAGGTTCGCTCCCCTCACAGTGGCGGGACCGCGCCGGCTCGTCCGGCTTCTCTATTAAGCACGCGCTACTGCGCTGCACCTGTCTCCCATTCATTTATAAAACTATACATAGAATACATCGTTATACACAGATTGTCAATCGTTTCACACCTTTATTTCGCAGCCCGTTCGATATGTATTCTGTTGCAGAAAAAAGGAGCCCCTATTCCTCCGGCGTACGCACCGTACGATTGATTGTGGTAAGTCCACGATAGACCGTACCGATGTCGAGATCGTCGCCGCGCGACTCCATGTATTTTTCGAGCTTTCGCTTGACGCGTTGGAGCGCGTTGTCGATGGATTTCACCTGCCGGTGCAGATCGACAGCGATCTCCTGATACGATTTGCCGTCAAGGTAACTCATGAGCACGCGCCACTCAAGGTCGCTCAGAATCTCCTCCATCTTCTGTTCAATGTCGATGAACTCCTCATGACTGATGACCAGCTCCTCGGGGTCGCTGATGCGTGCGCCCGACAGCACGTCGAGCAGGGTGCGGTCAGAGTCCTCATCATAGATGGGCTTGTTGAGGGAAACGTAAGAGTTCAGCGGGATGTGTTTCTGCCGCGTCGCCGTCTTGATCGCCGTGATGATCTGGCGTGTCACGCAGAGCTCGGCGAAGGCACGGAACGACGAGAGTTTGTCCTCGCGATAGTCACGGATCGCCTTGAAGAAGCCGATCATGCCCTCCTGCACAATGTCCTCGCGGTCTGCGCCGATGAGAAAGTAGGAGCGTGCTTTGGAGCGCACGAAATTACGGTACTTGTTGATAAGGTAGTCGAGTGCCTCGTCGCCGTCGCAGGAGCGGATGTGCGCGAGCAGCTCCTCGTCGGAACAGCCGTCATAGATGCTGTTCTCTGCAGCCGCCTCCTCCGCCTCACCTGTTTCCGCATCCAGTTCGACGGACTCAAGATCATCCGATTCTGCCTGCTCCTCATCCAACACAGACGTTTGCTTCTCGCCGTAAAAAATCATACGATTGCTCCTACAAATGTCCTATGATCCTTTAATATTATACCCCTGTTGCAAAAGCTTCGTCAAGATCCCCCGCGTTCAAAGGCGCTCACGAATGACGACTTTCTCCTCCGCATCGTTGTCATGAAGCAGAACGGACACATCCTCAAGTGCGGCGGTCGGAACATTCTTGCCGACGAAGTCCGCGCGAATGGGCAGTTCCCGATGCCCACGGTCGATGAGCACGGCGAGTTGGATCATGCGCGGACGACCGATGTCGAGAAGTGCGTTCATCGCTGCGCGGATCGTGCGCCCCGTATAGAGCACATCGTCCACAAGCACGACCGTCTTGCCCGTGATGTCCAAGGGCATCTCCGTCGGATGGACGATGGGCTGATAGGACAGTTCGTTGAGATCATCGCGGTAGAGCGTGATGTCAAGCACACCGCATGGCAGCTGCCGCTGCTCAATGCGTGCAATTTCCGCACCGATGCGCGCAGCAATCGTCACACCGCGCGTGCGTATGCCAACGAGCACAAGATTCTCCGTCCCCTTGTTCTTCTCCACAATCTCGTGTGAAATGCGCATGAGTGCACGCCGTATCCCGTCCCCATCCATGAGAACCGCCTTTTCCCGAAACTCTGTCATACCGTCATCTCCTTATGAACTTGTGCGCAATGTGCACAGAATCTCCTCCATATCCGCCGGAAGCGGTGCGGCAAACACCATTTCTTCCCCCGTGCGCGGATGTGCGAGACGGAGCGTCAGCGAGTGCAGCGCCTGTCCCGTGATCGCAAAGGGATTCTTCTTCGCCGTATACTTCGGGTCGCCGACGAGCGGATGTCCGATGCTCGTCATGTGTACACGGATCTGATGTGTGCGTCCCGTCTCCAGACGGCAAACAACATAGGTATAGTCACCGAACCGCTCAAGCACCTCGAAATGTGTCGTCGCGGGCTTTCCGTTTTCCCGCACAATCGCCATTTTCTTACGGTCGGTCGGATGCCGCCCGATGTCGCCCGTAATGATCCCTGCGCGCGGGACGATGTTGCCGTACACGATGGCACGGTACTCCCGCCGCGCATCCTTGTCCCGAATCTGACGTGCGAGATAGTGATGCGCCATATCGTTTTTCGCCGCGACCATCACCCCCGATGTATCCTTGTCGAGACGGTGTACGATCCCGGGACGCAGAGCGCCGTTAATCCCCGAAAGATCACGGCAGTGCCACAGCAGTGCATTGACCAGCGTTCCCGTATAGATGCCGGCAGCAGGGTGAACCACCATGCCGCGTGCCTTGTTGACGACGATGATGTCCGCATCCTCATAGAGAATGTCAAGCGGGATGTCCTCCGCACAGATCTTCGTCTCCTCAGCAGGCGGAACGGTACACACGACCGTCTCACCGCCGCGCAACTTATAGTTTGCCTTGCGCTCCGCGCCATCTACCGTGACCTGTCCGTCCGCAATGAGACGCTGTGCATAGCTGCGCGAGAGATCGGGCAGCTGCCGCACAAGGCACAGATCCAATCGCTCGTCCGCGCGGTCAGCCGTGAATGCTGTGCTCATCATCAAATTTCCCTTCTCTGTACAAAGAGAGCCCAGAGAACCGCACTCGTGCCGAGGACAATGGCAATATCCGCTACATTGAACACAGGCCAGACACGAAAATCAAAGAAATCCACAACATGTCCGAGACGGATGCGGTCGATCAGATTGCTCACCGCACCCGCTGCAAGGGCAACGCTGCCATAGTGAATGAGGGTGCCGCTGCGCCGCAGACGGTCATAGTACACAAGGAATGCGCCGAAGAACACGACTGCCGTGACAAGAAAGAGCCACTGCTGGTCACGGAAGATCCCAAATGCCGCCCCGGGATTGAGCACGAACGTGATATGAAAAAAAGAACCCGCGACCGGAATCGACTCGCCCGGCAGCATCGTCAGTTCAATGCAATATTTGACCAACTGGTCAACCAGCAAAATCCCCAAAAAAGAGAATGCGGCTGTTACGCGTCCGCTCATCGCTCTCAAATATCCTCCTGCTGTTTCTCATCCCCGGCACTTTCACGTGTCGTACTTTTCTCCGCCGCCACATCGGGCATCTCCGCAATCGCATCCTCGATCAGTGCAAGCTCCGCCTGCACGTTTCCCTTCATGCGGCGCAGAAATTTATGCTTCTCACGCACAAGGCGCTCGTACTCCGACACAATGGAGCGCAGCTTGTCTGCCGCCTCATCCATCTGTGCCTTTGCCTTGAGCGTTGCCTCACGATGGATGTTCTGCGCCTCCCGTGCCGCCGTTTCAAGCATGAGATCGGCATTTCGCTTCGCGCTTGTTGTCATCTCCTCAGAGGTTTTCTGAGCCACCACAAGCGTTTCGCGCATACTCTGTTCGATTCGCCGAAAGTCCTCGATGGTCGTCTCTGCCCGCCCCAGATCCGCACGCAGCCGATCTCTCTCGTCAATCACTTCAGCATACGCCTGCATGACTTCATTCAGAAAATCATTGACCTCCGTCTCATCAAATCCGCGAAAGCTCTTTCCGAACTCCTTCGCATGTATATCCATCGGTGTCAGCACTCTGCTCCCGCCTTTCCTCAAAAGAACCGGTTCAGTACGACGACCGTGCGTCCCTTCTTCGTCTGCCCGCGCACCTCCGTCACCTCGACACGTCCGCGTCCGCGCATGGAGAGCACATCCCCCTCCTTGATCGTCTTGGACGCGCTCGCCGCACTCTGCCAGTTCAGCTTCACCTTGTCCGCCGCAATATCCTCCGCCGCACGGCTGCGCGAGATGCCAAATCCCGCCGCGACGATGGAATCAAGGCGCAGCGAGGCAACCGTAGCACGGATCTCCTTCGTACGTTCTTCGCGCGAGGCAATTTCCGCGAGATTCGAAGGTGATGTTTTGACCCCAACCGCACCGATCATCGTCAAATTGTTCACAAGGAAATCCGCAATTTTCACATCGCAGATAATCTTTGCCGTATCGGCTGCGGGGAGAATATCTCCGATCAGCTCGCGCTCGATGCCAAGTCCCATGACCGCACCGAGTACATCGCGGTGCGTGAGCCGTGCAAACTGTCCGTTCCACACCGCCTCCACACAGGCGATGGCAAAGCCGTCAGGCTTCCCCGCAAAATCCCTGTGACGCAGCATGGCACGCTGACGTTCCGCCCCCACATAGCCGCCGTCAAAGTCAAGCTGCACCTCATCATACGCCGCACAGATGGTCTCCGCGATTTCCTGTCCGTAAGGATCGAGGAAGGGACTGATACGGAATTTCACCGTCTTTACGGTCGCCTCTGTGAGATCGAGAAGGCGTACCGCCGTTTCCTCCCCTTCTGTTCCACGATAAAAGCGGAGAATCCGCTCCTTCTGCTGTGCTGCCATTACCTTCTCCCCAATTCTTTCGAACGCTCCGTCGCCGCCAGAACAGCATCCATGAACGCCGCACGCATCCCCGCACGTTCAAGAACGCGCAGCCCGGCGGCAGTCGTCCCCGCAGGACTTGTCACCGCAGCCCTCAGATCTGCGGGGGAATGCGCCGACGCGAGTGCCATCTGTGCCGCGCCGAGGAGGGTCTGCCCCGCAAGAACACTTGCCGTCTCCCGTTTCAGCCCCGCCGCAACACCGCCTTCGATGAGTGCTTCGAGGACGAGAAAGGCATAGGCAGGCCCGCTGCCCGACAGCCCTGTCACGGCATCGAGATCGCACTCATGCACCCGCACGGTGCGTCCCGCCGCCCCGAGCAGCAGTTCCGCCAGATCGGATGCATCCGCATCCGCACATCGCCCGCACGCATAGGCAGACATTCCCGCACCCACGGCAAGCGGCGTATTCGGCATCACCCGAATCACAGGATGTACGGGATATGACTCCTCGATTGTCGCAAGGGAAAGCCCCGCAACAATCGAGAGAACGAGCGCGTTCTTCTTGAGCAGCGGCGCCGTCTCGCACATCGCCGCCGCCGCGGCGGCGGGTTTGACAGCGAGGATGAGCACGTCAATACGGGGCAGAAAGGATTCTGCCCCGACCTGTGCGCGTACACCGTATTTTTGCGTGAGTGCATCGCAGCGCATTGCCTTGTGCTCCGATACGCTGATACAGGAGGGCGAAACCGTTCCCGTCTGCACCAGCCCCGCAATCAGTGCCTCCGCCATCGCTCCGCCGCCTATAATTCCGATCTGAATATCGTCACGCATGGCCATTACCTGTTCGTAAACGACATATCATCCCCGAGTCGGTGTTCCTCCTCAGAGTAACTGACGTTGACATTATGCGGCGCACAGAGAAAGACGTTGTTGCTGATCTTCTTGATGTCACCGTTCAGCGCATACGTCGTACCGCTGATAAAATCTATGATGCGGCTCGCCACAGCCTTCTCCGTTTTTTCGAAATTGAGCACGACAGGCTTTTTCTTCTGGAGATTGACCGCTACCTGTTGGGCATCATCAAACGACTGCGGCTCAATGACGATGACATTCATGCGGTACGCCGCAATCACATTGTCAATCGGTGCCGCCCCTGCCGCCCCGGATGTATGCGGAAACTCCGCAAAGGAGGATGCCTTCGGCCCTGTCTCCGTACGGTTCTTTGCACGTGTCCCGATCTCGGTCACAGGAGCAGGTTTCTTTTCCTTTTCTTTTGTGCGCTCCTCTTCCAGATCCTCATTTTCCTCCACGTCGTCCTCCGGCGTAATTCCGATGAACTTCGTTGATATTTTCTTTAAGATGCTCACTGATCTCTCACACTCCTAGGGCGTTATACTGACGTGCGCCAAAAATCGCCGTGCCGACGCGAACCAGATTCGCGCCCTCCTCGACCGCGATCCCGTAGTCATGGGTCATCCCCATCGAGAGGTAGCGGATATCCGCCGTACGCGGTTCACGTTGCTTGGCCTGCTGAAAGAGTTCATACATTGCACGAAAGAGCGGCCGGCACTCCTCCACATCCTCATAATTCGGCGCAATACACATAAAACCCTGCAAGCGGACGCAGGGAAGTGCATCCACTGCCATGAGCAACTCGTCCAGATCCTCGCGGTAAACACCGGATTTTGTATCCTCACGGGCAAGGTTCACCTGCACGAGAATATTCTGCACCTTGCCGAATTTCTCCGCCGCCTTGTTGATCTCGCGTGCCAGACGTAGGGAATCCACCGAATGAATCAGATCGAATTGACGGACGGCGTGCTTCACCTTGTTCGTCTGCAAATGCCCGATGAGATGCCATTTCACCTCGCGCTCCAGATTCTCCGCCTTGTCCAGCGCCTCCTGCACGCGGTTCTCCCCAATGCTCATAATGCCGGCATCAATGGCTTCCCGCATTGCCTCGACGGGGTGGTTCTTCGTCACGGCAATCAGTTCCACAGGAGCCTCCACAGGCACATGGACGCGCCGTGCACGCGCTGCCGCAATCGCCGCACGTACCTCCCGAATCCGCATTTCAATCGTCATATCGTCACTCATCTCAGTTCCATCACCGCCGCCAGTCGCCCCGTCCTGCCGCCGTCGGCACGATAGGAGTAAAAGAAACTGCGGTCACATGAGGTACATATGTCCGCCTGATCGATGTTCTGCGCCAAAACGCCCGCCGCAACCATCTGGATACGATTCGCCGCCCAGAGATCGAGGTGTATCACACCATCGCGTTCCTGTACGATCTGCTCCGCATGGACGGGGAACGCCGCACGAAATTGTTCCGCGACCTCCGCGCCAACGGTATAACAGCCCGCACCGATCGAAGGACCGATGCCCGCAAGCACATCGGATGCCGCCGTGCCGAACTCCTCGCCCATACGTGCAATCGTCTTTTCCGCAATCCGCGCCACCGTGCCCTTCCAGCCTGCATGAACAACACCGATGGCATGATGTACGGGATCATAGAGCAGAACAGGGACGCAGTCCGCAAAACAGAGCATGAGCGCAATACCGCTGTCATTCGTGATGAGCGCGTCCGCATCCGCAAGCGCATCTGCATAGTCCCGCGCACCGCGTCCCGCATCACGCCGCATGACACGCACAATCTCAGTGCCGTGTACCTGACGAATCGTACAGATCCGCTCCGCATCCAGTCCGATCGCCGTAAAATATCGTCTGCGGTTCTCCCACACACGCGTGGGATCGTCGCCGACGTGCAGCGCCATGTTGAGCGTATCGAACGGTGCTGCGCTCACACCGCCCTGCCGTGCCGAAAAGCCGTGCACGAGCCTGTCCTCAGGAAAGATGTCAAGCCGGCCGCTCCACAGGTTGTCCCGCAAGCGGCGCAGTACAAAACTCATACGTCCGTCCTTTCTTTCTTCGCTGTGCAGACACCGCAGCGCACGCATCCGTCAAAACATGGGGGCGTTGCTTTGCGTGCCGCAGCCCGCTCATATTCCTGCCGCAGGTAGTCCTTGGAAAAGCCCATGTCCAGCTGCTCCCACGGGAACAGTTCCTCCGCTCCCCATACCCTTATGAGATAATCGTCGGGCAGCAGCCCCTCCGCACGCATTCCGTCGGCGAGATCCTTCGCTCCGCGCCCCGCAGCCGCGTGGATGAGCGGTTCAGACAGACGGCGGTCGCCGCGTGCAAGGATCGCCTGCACGAGTGCTTCCTTCGGCGACTCAAAATGAACGACGATCTTTTTATGGCGGCGCAGTTCTTGTGTGATTTTCTTCATAATCCCGTCCAACCGTTTTTTCCCCGCCATCGGCATCCACTGAAACGGGGTGAACGGCTTTGGTACGAACGGGTTCACACTGAGTGTCAGCATC of the Selenomonas dianae genome contains:
- the proC gene encoding pyrroline-5-carboxylate reductase — protein: MRDDIQIGIIGGGAMAEALIAGLVQTGTVSPSCISVSEHKAMRCDALTQKYGVRAQVGAESFLPRIDVLILAVKPAAAAAAMCETAPLLKKNALVLSIVAGLSLATIEESYPVHPVIRVMPNTPLAVGAGMSAYACGRCADADASDLAELLLGAAGRTVRVHECDLDAVTGLSGSGPAYAFLVLEALIEGGVAAGLKRETASVLAGQTLLGAAQMALASAHSPADLRAAVTSPAGTTAAGLRVLERAGMRAAFMDAVLAATERSKELGRR
- the pgeF gene encoding peptidoglycan editing factor PgeF, giving the protein MSFVLRRLRDNLWSGRLDIFPEDRLVHGFSARQGGVSAAPFDTLNMALHVGDDPTRVWENRRRYFTAIGLDAERICTIRQVHGTEIVRVMRRDAGRGARDYADALADADALITNDSGIALMLCFADCVPVLLYDPVHHAIGVVHAGWKGTVARIAEKTIARMGEEFGTAASDVLAGIGPSIGAGCYTVGAEVAEQFRAAFPVHAEQIVQERDGVIHLDLWAANRIQMVAAGVLAQNIDQADICTSCDRSFFYSYRADGGRTGRLAAVMELR
- a CDS encoding RNA-binding protein, which translates into the protein MAAQQKERILRFYRGTEGEETAVRLLDLTEATVKTVKFRISPFLDPYGQEIAETICAAYDEVQLDFDGGYVGAERQRAMLRHRDFAGKPDGFAIACVEAVWNGQFARLTHRDVLGAVMGLGIERELIGDILPAADTAKIICDVKIADFLVNNLTMIGAVGVKTSPSNLAEIASREERTKEIRATVASLRLDSIVAAGFGISRSRAAEDIAADKVKLNWQSAASASKTIKEGDVLSMRGRGRVEVTEVRGQTKKGRTVVVLNRFF
- a CDS encoding cell division protein SepF; protein product: MSILKKISTKFIGITPEDDVEENEDLEEERTKEKEKKPAPVTEIGTRAKNRTETGPKASSFAEFPHTSGAAGAAPIDNVIAAYRMNVIVIEPQSFDDAQQVAVNLQKKKPVVLNFEKTEKAVASRIIDFISGTTYALNGDIKKISNNVFLCAPHNVNVSYSEEEHRLGDDMSFTNR
- a CDS encoding DivIVA domain-containing protein, translating into MDIHAKEFGKSFRGFDETEVNDFLNEVMQAYAEVIDERDRLRADLGRAETTIEDFRRIEQSMRETLVVAQKTSEEMTTSAKRNADLMLETAAREAQNIHREATLKAKAQMDEAADKLRSIVSEYERLVREKHKFLRRMKGNVQAELALIEDAIAEMPDVAAEKSTTRESAGDEKQQEDI
- a CDS encoding YggS family pyridoxal phosphate-dependent enzyme, with amino-acid sequence MSDDMTIEMRIREVRAAIAAARARRVHVPVEAPVELIAVTKNHPVEAMREAIDAGIMSIGENRVQEALDKAENLEREVKWHLIGHLQTNKVKHAVRQFDLIHSVDSLRLAREINKAAEKFGKVQNILVQVNLAREDTKSGVYREDLDELLMAVDALPCVRLQGFMCIAPNYEDVEECRPLFRAMYELFQQAKQREPRTADIRYLSMGMTHDYGIAVEEGANLVRVGTAIFGARQYNALGV
- the lspA gene encoding signal peptidase II produces the protein MSGRVTAAFSFLGILLVDQLVKYCIELTMLPGESIPVAGSFFHITFVLNPGAAFGIFRDQQWLFLVTAVVFFGAFLVYYDRLRRSGTLIHYGSVALAAGAVSNLIDRIRLGHVVDFFDFRVWPVFNVADIAIVLGTSAVLWALFVQRREI
- a CDS encoding RluA family pseudouridine synthase; translated protein: MSTAFTADRADERLDLCLVRQLPDLSRSYAQRLIADGQVTVDGAERKANYKLRGGETVVCTVPPAEETKICAEDIPLDILYEDADIIVVNKARGMVVHPAAGIYTGTLVNALLWHCRDLSGINGALRPGIVHRLDKDTSGVMVAAKNDMAHHYLARQIRDKDARREYRAIVYGNIVPRAGIITGDIGRHPTDRKKMAIVRENGKPATTHFEVLERFGDYTYVVCRLETGRTHQIRVHMTSIGHPLVGDPKYTAKKNPFAITGQALHSLTLRLAHPRTGEEMVFAAPLPADMEEILCTLRTSS
- a CDS encoding sirohydrochlorin cobaltochelatase, with the protein product MKNWKKMLVASLACSAVLGFSYSPAEASYELNPEVKTVTPALMEASEIGVLKYENPQMANYTNKDAIVVTSFGTTFKETREKTIEATVDAIKAAHPGVKVVTAFTSHIIIDRIAKNEGKKYPTPEEALTQLKADGYSRVALVSLDVIPGMEYSYVKAVFHEYKEQFKTMTCGTSLMYWQGQEEQPDDVIEFLQAVSSQFPKMGKDEALLLMAHGTPHVSNAYYAVIQAKLDALGYKNVYVYTVEGWPSLEDVIPKLKANKVKNVTLMPIMMVAGDHAHNDMAGKDADSHKSVLESEGYKVDAYLHGIGENKMIRDMYVERADDAWDALQGNKGADADHIKMMK
- the pyrR gene encoding bifunctional pyr operon transcriptional regulator/uracil phosphoribosyltransferase PyrR gives rise to the protein MTEFREKAVLMDGDGIRRALMRISHEIVEKNKGTENLVLVGIRTRGVTIAARIGAEIARIEQRQLPCGVLDITLYRDDLNELSYQPIVHPTEMPLDITGKTVVLVDDVLYTGRTIRAAMNALLDIGRPRMIQLAVLIDRGHRELPIRADFVGKNVPTAALEDVSVLLHDNDAEEKVVIRERL
- the sigH gene encoding RNA polymerase sporulation sigma factor SigH yields the protein MIFYGEKQTSVLDEEQAESDDLESVELDAETGEAEEAAAENSIYDGCSDEELLAHIRSCDGDEALDYLINKYRNFVRSKARSYFLIGADREDIVQEGMIGFFKAIRDYREDKLSSFRAFAELCVTRQIITAIKTATRQKHIPLNSYVSLNKPIYDEDSDRTLLDVLSGARISDPEELVISHEEFIDIEQKMEEILSDLEWRVLMSYLDGKSYQEIAVDLHRQVKSIDNALQRVKRKLEKYMESRGDDLDIGTVYRGLTTINRTVRTPEE